From the genome of Nakamurella flavida, one region includes:
- a CDS encoding isoprenylcysteine carboxyl methyltransferase family protein produces MTTAYLVLIALVGLERLAELVVSKRNLAWSRRRGGIEVGSGHYPFMVVLHTGLLLGCLLEVTVADRPFVPALGWPMLALVVASQALRWWCITTLGPRWNTKIVVIPGLPLVTGGPYRFFTHPNYVAVVIEGIALPLVHSAWITAAVFTVANAALLYTRITRENAALASASGTR; encoded by the coding sequence GTGACCACCGCGTACCTGGTGCTGATCGCCCTGGTCGGGCTGGAACGCCTGGCCGAGCTCGTCGTCTCGAAGCGCAATCTGGCCTGGTCCCGGCGGCGCGGCGGGATCGAGGTGGGCAGCGGCCACTACCCGTTCATGGTCGTGCTGCACACCGGCCTGCTCCTCGGCTGCCTGCTCGAGGTCACCGTGGCCGACCGTCCGTTCGTCCCCGCCCTGGGCTGGCCGATGCTGGCCCTGGTCGTCGCCTCCCAGGCGCTGCGCTGGTGGTGCATCACCACCCTGGGACCCCGCTGGAACACGAAGATCGTCGTCATCCCCGGCCTGCCGCTCGTCACCGGTGGGCCGTACCGTTTCTTCACCCACCCGAACTACGTGGCCGTGGTGATCGAGGGGATCGCTCTGCCGCTCGTGCACAGCGCGTGGATCACCGCCGCGGTGTTCACGGTGGCCAACGCCGCCCTGCTGTACACCCGCATCACCCGGGAGAACGCGGCCCTGGCGTCCGCGTCGGGCACCCGGTGA
- a CDS encoding type III polyketide synthase has protein sequence MTILAAVHGVLPEHRYEQAEITRTFADICLGPDGNQEVVRRLHTNTRVESRHLALPLERYAGLADFTEANDAFLAVAEELGAQALLGALEQAGIAPSEVDLIVSTTVTGLAVPSLEARIAARVGLRPDVRRVPLFGLGCVAGAAGIARLHDYLLGRPDQVAVLLAVELCSLTVQRNDRSVANLVASGLFGDGAAAVVAVGADYAREHDITGPRVLDSRSHLYPDTTRTMGWDIGARGLTIVLDAQVPVLVKQYLGIDVRGFLAEHGLSVPEVGAWVSHPGGPKVIEAIEDELGLPPDALEMTWRSLAEVGNLSSVSVLHVLRDTLAKRSPTPGTPGMLMAMGPGFCSELVLLTW, from the coding sequence ATGACGATCCTGGCCGCCGTGCACGGCGTCCTTCCCGAGCACCGGTACGAGCAGGCCGAGATCACCCGGACGTTCGCCGACATCTGCCTGGGGCCGGACGGCAACCAGGAGGTGGTGCGGCGCCTGCACACCAACACCCGGGTCGAGAGCCGGCACCTGGCCCTGCCGCTGGAGCGGTACGCCGGGCTCGCCGATTTCACCGAGGCCAACGACGCCTTCCTGGCCGTGGCCGAGGAGCTCGGCGCCCAGGCCCTGCTCGGTGCTCTCGAGCAGGCCGGGATCGCCCCGTCCGAGGTGGACCTGATCGTCTCCACCACGGTCACCGGACTGGCCGTCCCCTCCCTCGAGGCGCGCATCGCCGCCCGGGTGGGCCTGCGGCCGGACGTGCGGCGGGTGCCGCTGTTCGGGCTGGGCTGCGTGGCCGGCGCCGCCGGCATCGCCCGCCTGCACGACTACCTGCTGGGCCGGCCCGACCAGGTCGCCGTCCTGCTCGCCGTCGAGCTCTGCTCGCTGACCGTGCAGCGCAACGACCGGTCGGTGGCCAACCTGGTCGCCAGCGGACTGTTCGGCGACGGTGCCGCCGCGGTGGTGGCCGTCGGCGCCGACTACGCCCGCGAGCACGACATCACCGGGCCTCGGGTGCTGGACAGCCGCAGCCATCTCTACCCGGACACCACCCGCACCATGGGCTGGGACATCGGCGCCCGCGGGCTGACCATCGTCCTGGACGCGCAGGTCCCGGTGCTGGTCAAGCAGTACCTCGGGATCGACGTCCGCGGGTTCCTCGCCGAGCACGGCCTGTCCGTCCCGGAGGTGGGCGCCTGGGTCTCGCACCCCGGCGGCCCGAAGGTGATCGAGGCCATCGAGGACGAGCTGGGTCTGCCCCCGGACGCCCTGGAGATGACCTGGCGATCGCTGGCCGAGGTCGGCAACCTGTCGTCGGTGTCCGTGCTGCACGTCCTGCGCGACACCCTGGCCAAGCGGTCGCCCACGCCCGGCACCCCCGGGATGCTCATGGCCATGGGTCCCGGTTTCTGCTCCGAGCTGGTGCTGCTGACGTGGTGA
- a CDS encoding NAD(P)/FAD-dependent oxidoreductase produces the protein MSTPARRFDTDVLVVGAGPAGLAAALHARARGLRVAVLDPRVAPIDKACGEGLMPGALAGLRGLGVTVTGQPIAGIRYLASGSCAEARFRAGPGAGVRRTDLAAALSTAAQDRGVQVHRATAGPVTQDADGVTVAGIRARYLIAADGLHSPVRRGLGLDAPVRGAPRWGLRRHFPVAPWTDLVEVHWSRHAEAYVTPVGPGQVGVAVLSGVRGSFDDHLAAFASLADRLAGVPGTPVRGAGPLRQRARRRVAGRVLLVGDAAGYVDALTGEGIAVALAGAAAAVDCLARDRPQEYEAAWTAATRRYRWLTAGLLAASRVTPVRRALVPAASALPAVFGGVVDALAGHSDGGRTTSARTRWHHLEGAR, from the coding sequence GTGAGCACGCCGGCCCGACGGTTCGACACCGACGTGCTGGTCGTCGGGGCCGGTCCGGCCGGGTTGGCCGCCGCCCTGCACGCCCGGGCCCGCGGCCTGCGGGTCGCCGTGCTGGACCCGCGGGTCGCACCGATCGACAAGGCCTGCGGGGAGGGGCTGATGCCCGGTGCGCTGGCCGGCCTGCGCGGGTTGGGCGTCACCGTCACGGGGCAGCCGATCGCCGGCATCCGGTATCTCGCGTCCGGATCGTGCGCGGAGGCCCGCTTCCGCGCCGGTCCGGGCGCCGGGGTGCGCCGCACCGACCTGGCCGCCGCGCTCTCCACGGCCGCGCAGGACCGCGGCGTCCAGGTGCACCGGGCGACCGCCGGGCCCGTCACCCAGGACGCGGACGGCGTCACCGTCGCCGGCATCCGGGCGCGCTATCTCATCGCCGCGGACGGCCTGCACTCCCCGGTCCGCCGCGGGCTCGGCCTGGACGCACCGGTCCGCGGCGCCCCCCGGTGGGGACTGCGCCGGCACTTCCCGGTCGCCCCCTGGACGGATCTGGTCGAGGTGCACTGGTCCCGGCACGCCGAGGCGTACGTGACCCCGGTGGGACCCGGCCAGGTCGGCGTGGCCGTGCTGTCCGGCGTCCGGGGGAGCTTCGACGACCACCTCGCCGCGTTCGCCTCCCTGGCCGACCGGCTGGCCGGCGTCCCCGGGACGCCGGTGCGCGGCGCCGGACCGCTGCGCCAGCGGGCCCGCCGCCGGGTCGCGGGTCGGGTGTTGCTGGTCGGCGACGCCGCCGGGTACGTCGACGCGCTCACCGGCGAGGGCATCGCCGTGGCCCTGGCCGGGGCGGCCGCCGCCGTCGACTGCCTGGCCCGGGACCGACCGCAGGAGTACGAGGCGGCGTGGACGGCCGCCACCCGCCGCTACCGTTGGCTGACGGCCGGTCTGCTCGCCGCGAGCCGGGTGACCCCGGTCCGCCGGGCGCTGGTGCCGGCCGCGTCCGCCCTGCCGGCCGTGTTCGGCGGGGTGGTCGACGCCCTGGCCGGTCACTCCGACGGCGGGCGGACCACATCCGCCCGCACCCGATGGCACCACCTGGAAGGAGCGAGATGA
- a CDS encoding carbohydrate ABC transporter permease → MTSPVTTAAATAVADPAGTQPAGGGRRARRRTSGGAGETAAGYAFLTPTLILLGVFVLLPLGGAVVTSLQRTNGFGSGSFVGLDNYARLATDSLFWRSTLNTFLFTVIVTPVAMAIGLGAAVLLNTVLPARGLLRSILILPMAISGVATALMGLLVFDENNGLLDKLLGFVGLPTVPWQSGGTAAFASVVLVTLWWRLGFNMLIYLAGLQGISPEVYEAAKLDGAGGWQRFRYMTVPLVGPSTFFLLIMNVIYSFQVFDLIFVMTGGGPQNATSVLVTYAYDTGFVTRDQGYAAAIGVVLLVLMLAFTAVQWKTSRTRDQVG, encoded by the coding sequence GTGACCTCGCCGGTCACCACCGCCGCGGCCACGGCCGTGGCGGACCCGGCGGGGACGCAGCCGGCCGGCGGCGGTCGTCGCGCCCGGCGTCGCACCTCGGGCGGGGCGGGGGAGACGGCGGCGGGGTACGCCTTCCTGACCCCCACGCTGATCCTGCTCGGGGTCTTCGTGCTGCTCCCGCTGGGCGGCGCCGTCGTCACCAGCCTGCAGCGCACCAACGGGTTCGGGTCCGGATCGTTCGTCGGGCTGGACAACTACGCGCGGTTGGCCACCGACTCGTTGTTCTGGCGGTCCACGCTGAACACGTTCCTGTTCACGGTGATCGTCACCCCGGTGGCCATGGCCATCGGCCTGGGCGCGGCGGTGCTGCTGAACACCGTGTTGCCCGCCCGGGGGCTGCTCCGCTCGATTCTGATCCTGCCGATGGCCATCTCCGGGGTGGCCACCGCGCTGATGGGCCTGCTGGTGTTCGACGAGAACAACGGCCTGCTGGACAAGCTGCTCGGGTTCGTCGGTCTGCCGACCGTCCCGTGGCAGTCCGGCGGCACGGCCGCGTTCGCCTCCGTCGTGCTGGTGACCCTGTGGTGGCGGCTGGGTTTCAACATGCTGATCTACCTGGCCGGCCTGCAGGGCATCAGTCCCGAGGTGTACGAGGCGGCCAAGCTCGACGGGGCCGGCGGCTGGCAGCGGTTCCGCTACATGACCGTCCCGCTGGTCGGCCCGTCCACCTTCTTCCTGCTGATCATGAACGTCATCTACTCCTTCCAGGTCTTCGACCTGATCTTCGTGATGACCGGCGGCGGGCCGCAGAACGCGACGTCCGTGCTCGTCACCTACGCCTACGACACCGGGTTCGTCACCCGGGACCAGGGGTACGCGGCCGCCATCGGGGTCGTGCTGCTGGTGCTCATGCTGGCCTTCACCGCGGTGCAGTGGAAGACCAGCCGGACCCGGGACCAGGTGGGATGA
- a CDS encoding UbiA family prenyltransferase, protein MSSRPESVHPRSVVRALALSCHPVPTVAVTAVGTGLAVLAGLSAGRVALVGLAVLAGQLSIGWSNDRIDAARDAAVARADKPVAAGALPLRQVEIAAGAAVLVCVAVSLLLGPPAAVASLLVVVCGWAYNLGLKASVLSFLPYAVAFGTLPAVATLARPDRVLPAGWAMVAGALFGVAAHLANVLPDLAADRATGVRGFPHVLGARICAVLAPALLFVSSAVVLFGAGRTAGWAWAAAAVLAGVAVAGAIAGYRRPTSPWLFRCLIVVVLADVALFAVSGGSLV, encoded by the coding sequence ATGTCGTCCCGCCCGGAATCCGTCCACCCGCGGTCGGTCGTCCGGGCGTTGGCGCTGTCCTGCCACCCCGTCCCGACCGTGGCGGTCACGGCGGTGGGCACCGGTCTGGCCGTGCTGGCCGGGCTGTCGGCGGGCCGGGTGGCTCTCGTCGGTCTCGCGGTGCTGGCCGGTCAGCTGTCCATCGGGTGGTCCAACGACCGGATCGACGCGGCCCGCGACGCCGCGGTGGCCCGGGCGGACAAGCCGGTCGCGGCCGGCGCCCTGCCCCTGCGTCAGGTCGAGATCGCCGCCGGCGCAGCGGTCCTCGTCTGCGTCGCGGTCTCGCTGCTGCTCGGCCCGCCCGCTGCCGTCGCCTCGCTGCTCGTGGTGGTCTGCGGGTGGGCCTACAACCTCGGGCTCAAGGCGAGCGTGCTCTCGTTCCTGCCGTACGCGGTCGCGTTCGGGACGCTGCCGGCGGTGGCGACGCTGGCGCGGCCGGACCGGGTGCTGCCCGCCGGGTGGGCGATGGTGGCCGGCGCCCTGTTCGGGGTGGCCGCCCACCTGGCCAACGTGCTGCCCGATCTGGCCGCGGACCGGGCCACCGGGGTGCGCGGATTCCCGCACGTGCTGGGGGCACGGATCTGCGCGGTCCTCGCTCCCGCTCTGCTGTTCGTCTCCTCGGCGGTCGTGCTCTTCGGAGCGGGCCGCACGGCCGGGTGGGCCTGGGCGGCGGCCGCGGTGCTCGCCGGGGTGGCGGTGGCCGGCGCGATCGCCGGGTACCGGCGGCCGACCAGCCCGTGGTTGTTCCGGTGCCTGATCGTCGTGGTGCTGGCCGATGTGGCCCTGTTCGCGGTGTCCGGGGGGTCCCTCGTCTGA
- a CDS encoding dihydrofolate reductase family protein, protein MRTLTYAMNLSVDGYITAPGGDLDWSAPSDELFRFWSDRVAATGLSLYGRRLWEEMSSHWPTADQQPGATPAEIQFAHRWRDMPKVVFSSTISAVQGARLVTRDAVAEIARLKAEDGGPMDVAGAGLAATAMRAGLIDEYVTVTHPVLVGGGTPFFATLDDRVDLDLVETRTFPGGVVLHRYGNRP, encoded by the coding sequence GTGCGCACGCTGACCTACGCCATGAACCTGAGCGTGGACGGCTACATCACCGCGCCCGGCGGCGACCTCGACTGGAGCGCACCGAGCGACGAGCTGTTCCGGTTCTGGTCCGACCGCGTGGCGGCCACCGGCCTCTCGCTGTACGGGCGGCGGCTGTGGGAGGAGATGAGCTCCCACTGGCCGACCGCCGACCAGCAGCCCGGGGCCACACCGGCGGAGATCCAGTTCGCCCACCGCTGGCGGGACATGCCGAAGGTGGTGTTCTCCTCGACGATCAGCGCGGTCCAGGGCGCCCGGCTCGTCACCCGTGACGCCGTCGCCGAGATCGCCCGACTCAAGGCCGAGGACGGCGGCCCGATGGACGTGGCCGGCGCCGGCCTCGCCGCGACGGCCATGCGGGCCGGGCTGATCGACGAGTACGTCACCGTCACCCACCCGGTCCTGGTGGGCGGCGGCACGCCCTTCTTCGCGACGCTGGACGACCGGGTGGATCTCGATCTCGTCGAGACGAGGACCTTCCCCGGAGGTGTGGTCCTGCACCGGTACGGAAACAGGCCCTGA
- a CDS encoding DUF305 domain-containing protein, protein MSRAPRTVLTTLALTGVLALAACSGTDTTASTSSTTAAAPGSAAPATSDPADAPANGDTAEAAQDPLSHNDADVAFARAMVVHHQEAVAMADLVQGRTTNPAVLDLAGRIRAAQAPEIDVMNGWLATWGAAAGSTDTDTATDTAGGEMTGMDHSGMDMGGTDTTGTATSEVATDGGGMSGMAGMAGMMTPEQMAELTAATGADFDARWLELMIAHHRGAVTMAGVELESGVDSDALELARTIAETQATEIGEMEQLQNAG, encoded by the coding sequence TTGAGCCGCGCACCCCGCACCGTGCTGACCACCCTCGCTCTGACGGGTGTCCTCGCCCTGGCCGCCTGCAGCGGTACCGACACGACCGCTTCGACGAGCAGCACCACGGCTGCCGCTCCGGGCAGCGCGGCACCCGCGACGTCGGACCCCGCCGATGCCCCCGCCAACGGTGACACCGCCGAGGCCGCGCAGGATCCGTTGTCGCACAACGATGCCGACGTGGCCTTCGCCCGGGCGATGGTCGTCCACCATCAGGAAGCGGTCGCGATGGCCGACCTCGTGCAGGGCCGCACGACGAACCCCGCCGTTCTCGACCTCGCCGGACGGATCCGGGCGGCGCAGGCCCCGGAGATCGACGTCATGAACGGCTGGCTCGCCACCTGGGGTGCCGCCGCCGGCTCCACGGACACCGACACGGCCACGGACACGGCCGGTGGCGAGATGACCGGCATGGACCACAGCGGCATGGACATGGGCGGGACGGACACCACAGGGACCGCCACCAGTGAGGTCGCCACCGACGGTGGCGGGATGTCCGGGATGGCCGGGATGGCCGGGATGATGACGCCCGAGCAGATGGCGGAGCTGACCGCCGCCACCGGCGCGGACTTCGACGCGCGCTGGCTGGAACTGATGATCGCCCACCACCGGGGAGCGGTGACGATGGCCGGCGTCGAGCTGGAGTCGGGGGTCGATTCAGACGCCCTGGAGCTGGCGCGGACCATCGCCGAGACGCAGGCGACCGAGATCGGGGAGATGGAGCAGCTGCAGAACGCGGGCTGA
- a CDS encoding carbohydrate ABC transporter permease: MTRPAVLDRAPEAPARRRPTERRWMWLRLLIALVIAVIILVPLYWMVVVAFTSRAELLGGSFRLWPRALTLENFRRVFDNYPVVAWFGNSVAIAAVVALISVTASMLGGYAFALLRFRGSSTLFLVILSTLMIPVQVIMVPLFNLVTGLGLYGSYWAVILPTAGSAFGVFLARQFIIAIPRDLIEAARIDGAGHGRVFWSVVLPLCKPLLAVLFFMNLLQTWNDFAWPLIALKENALYTLPIGLLYLQGQFGSDYGGTMAFALINVVPMVVVFLAFQKYFVQGFARSGIR; this comes from the coding sequence GTGACGCGCCCCGCCGTCCTGGACCGGGCGCCGGAGGCCCCGGCCCGGCGTCGCCCCACCGAGCGGCGCTGGATGTGGCTGCGGCTGCTGATCGCGCTGGTGATCGCCGTGATCATCCTGGTCCCGTTGTACTGGATGGTCGTCGTCGCGTTCACCAGTCGCGCGGAGCTGCTGGGCGGGAGCTTCCGGCTCTGGCCCCGGGCGCTGACCCTGGAGAACTTCCGCCGGGTGTTCGACAACTACCCGGTGGTGGCCTGGTTCGGGAACTCGGTGGCCATCGCCGCGGTGGTCGCGCTGATCTCGGTGACGGCCAGCATGCTCGGCGGGTACGCGTTCGCGCTCCTGCGGTTCCGCGGATCCTCGACCCTGTTCCTGGTCATCCTCTCCACCCTGATGATCCCGGTGCAGGTGATCATGGTGCCGCTGTTCAACCTGGTCACCGGACTCGGCCTGTACGGCAGCTACTGGGCCGTCATCCTGCCCACCGCGGGCTCGGCCTTCGGGGTGTTCCTGGCCCGCCAGTTCATCATCGCCATCCCCCGGGACCTCATCGAGGCGGCCCGGATCGACGGCGCCGGCCACGGCCGGGTGTTCTGGAGCGTGGTGCTCCCGCTGTGCAAGCCGTTGCTGGCGGTGTTGTTCTTCATGAACCTGCTGCAGACCTGGAACGACTTCGCCTGGCCGCTGATCGCCCTCAAGGAGAACGCGCTCTACACGCTGCCCATCGGCCTGCTGTACCTGCAGGGCCAGTTCGGGTCGGACTACGGCGGGACGATGGCCTTCGCCCTCATCAACGTGGTGCCCATGGTGGTCGTCTTCCTGGCCTTCCAGAAGTACTTCGTGCAGGGTTTCGCCCGGAGCGGCATCCGCTGA
- a CDS encoding threonine/serine ThrE exporter family protein: MAGEWVGRWRDQVAETVRALGPEDTQPLPRLSREQVPPPRELVLLLRALGVALLNSTESASTITTTLEDIAAAYDVDAQVLVLPTGILFRIGRDEVDLAAAPTTALRLDQIAGIEDLVVVLQRAGISPAQGLSQLEQILAAPPRFGVWVGVIGQTLLSLGFGLLLNPELDALPAYIALGLFVGLLRLVAARWPTLSVALPVVAALLVTVLTVLLVVPLVGDDPLRLATPALVSFLPGATLTIATIELATGQMVSGASRLVWGVSQLLLLTFGVFVGLSLVTVPAAGPIDRLGAWAPWVGVLVVGVGYLLFSSAPRGSLVFLWVALVAAYGAQALGSVLLTAQLSGFVGGLVLVPLTQALSRIPYSPPAAVMMLPAFWLLVPGALGFRGVSELANGLGAGYVVATAISVFAIALGVLVGTSLTRDVQAVRRSWRPRRAG, encoded by the coding sequence GTGGCCGGCGAATGGGTCGGCCGGTGGCGCGACCAGGTGGCCGAGACGGTGCGGGCCCTGGGCCCGGAGGACACCCAGCCGTTGCCGCGGCTGAGCCGCGAGCAGGTGCCGCCGCCGCGTGAGCTCGTCCTGCTGCTGCGTGCCCTGGGGGTCGCCCTGCTCAACAGCACCGAGTCGGCGTCCACGATCACCACCACGCTGGAGGACATCGCCGCCGCGTACGACGTCGACGCCCAGGTGCTGGTGCTGCCGACCGGCATCCTCTTCCGGATCGGCCGCGACGAGGTCGACCTCGCGGCGGCGCCGACCACCGCGCTCCGGCTGGACCAGATCGCCGGCATCGAGGACCTGGTGGTCGTCCTGCAGCGGGCCGGGATCAGCCCGGCGCAGGGGCTGTCGCAGCTCGAGCAGATCCTGGCCGCGCCACCCCGGTTCGGCGTCTGGGTCGGCGTGATCGGGCAGACGCTGCTGAGCCTGGGCTTCGGACTGCTGCTGAACCCCGAGCTCGACGCCCTGCCCGCCTACATCGCGCTCGGCCTGTTCGTCGGGTTGCTCCGGCTGGTCGCCGCGCGCTGGCCGACCCTGTCGGTGGCGTTGCCCGTGGTGGCGGCCCTGCTGGTCACCGTGCTCACGGTGCTGCTCGTGGTCCCGCTGGTCGGTGACGACCCGCTGCGCCTGGCCACCCCGGCGCTGGTCAGCTTCCTGCCCGGCGCCACGCTGACCATCGCCACCATCGAGCTGGCCACCGGGCAGATGGTGTCCGGGGCGAGTCGGCTGGTCTGGGGGGTCTCCCAGCTCCTGCTGCTCACCTTCGGTGTCTTCGTCGGGCTCAGCCTGGTCACCGTGCCCGCGGCCGGTCCGATCGACCGGCTCGGTGCCTGGGCGCCGTGGGTCGGGGTGCTCGTCGTCGGCGTCGGGTACCTGCTGTTCTCCTCCGCGCCGCGCGGGTCGCTGGTGTTCCTGTGGGTGGCGCTGGTCGCCGCCTACGGCGCCCAGGCGCTGGGGTCGGTGCTGCTCACCGCGCAGCTCTCCGGGTTCGTCGGCGGACTCGTCCTGGTGCCGTTGACCCAGGCTCTGTCCCGGATCCCCTACAGCCCGCCGGCCGCGGTGATGATGCTGCCCGCGTTCTGGCTGCTCGTGCCCGGCGCCCTGGGTTTCCGCGGGGTCTCCGAACTGGCCAACGGGCTGGGCGCCGGGTACGTGGTGGCCACCGCGATCTCCGTGTTCGCCATCGCGCTCGGCGTCCTGGTGGGCACCTCGCTCACCCGGGACGTGCAGGCCGTGCGCCGCAGCTGGCGGCCCCGCCGCGCCGGCTGA
- a CDS encoding manganese catalase family protein — protein MYFHVQRLINDIEADEPDPAAANALQEGLGGQFGEMRTMMQYLFQSMNFRGPAGKPYRDLIQGIGTEEISHVELIGTTISRLLDGSPRYNGEKTDPLDTPGAGGATPLNLALDQGNIHHYLVAAQGALPVDSAGNPWSGSYVYNSGNLVLDLLYNLMLEATGRLQKCRIYEMTNNKTARSTIAYLIVRDQAHENGYAKALESLGVNWNTLLPIPKTNAERFPEVKKLTDLGLQSKQYTFDLAAQSEAGRIFQGMSPSKDGTNLVADEQAPQGVPSTIAEERFEEFSPGLDADLLALIQASAEIEMAEVSQTYGPVAPTS, from the coding sequence GTGTACTTCCACGTGCAGCGACTGATCAACGACATCGAAGCCGACGAGCCGGATCCGGCCGCGGCGAACGCGCTCCAGGAGGGCCTGGGCGGGCAGTTCGGCGAGATGCGCACGATGATGCAGTACCTGTTCCAGTCGATGAACTTCCGCGGGCCGGCGGGCAAGCCCTACCGTGACCTCATCCAGGGCATCGGCACCGAGGAGATCAGCCACGTCGAGCTGATCGGCACCACGATCTCCCGGCTGCTGGACGGTTCTCCGCGCTACAACGGCGAGAAGACCGACCCGCTGGACACTCCGGGAGCCGGTGGGGCGACCCCGCTGAACCTGGCGCTGGACCAGGGCAACATCCACCACTACCTGGTGGCCGCGCAGGGCGCTCTGCCCGTCGACTCCGCGGGTAATCCGTGGAGCGGGAGCTACGTCTACAACTCCGGCAATCTCGTGCTCGACCTGCTGTACAACCTGATGCTGGAGGCCACCGGCCGCCTGCAGAAGTGCCGCATCTACGAGATGACCAACAACAAGACGGCGCGTTCGACCATCGCGTACCTGATCGTGCGCGATCAGGCCCACGAGAACGGATACGCCAAGGCGCTCGAGTCGCTCGGGGTCAACTGGAACACCCTCCTGCCGATCCCCAAGACCAACGCCGAGCGGTTCCCGGAGGTCAAGAAGTTGACCGACCTGGGCCTGCAGAGCAAGCAGTACACGTTCGACCTGGCCGCGCAGTCCGAGGCCGGCCGGATCTTCCAGGGCATGTCGCCGTCCAAGGACGGCACGAACCTGGTCGCCGACGAGCAGGCGCCGCAGGGCGTGCCGTCGACCATCGCCGAGGAGCGCTTCGAGGAGTTCTCCCCGGGGCTGGACGCCGATCTGCTCGCCCTCATCCAGGCCAGCGCGGAGATCGAGATGGCCGAGGTCAGCCAGACCTACGGGCCGGTGGCACCCACCAGCTGA
- a CDS encoding ABC transporter substrate-binding protein, with amino-acid sequence MLNSDITALRAGLDRRRFLGLAGAVAGGTLLAGCGGFSTSGSSDATPTSGGAQTLSFTTWGTEAELTGFRAAIARFEQANTGVTVALNAVPYEQMFTNIDAQLQAGNPPDVFRVPYYTFGGYAGRGQLLDLTPHLEANFGDRFTPQAWAAVQNGGKPFGVPHHTDTSVILYNKDALDSAGITSVPTALDQAWTWDELGQVATTLRAALPADKYPMAYNWQGNGVTRWLSLLFQSDGRFLADDLITPAIDSDAGRAALDFSKSFFTQNWVPANNSVKSTTYASDTWYSQTAAMTWGGAFLIPDATSTLDFTWGATFAPRNARAGSDFGGNALVATAATPRAELAAAFLSSLTEADPMRDFCAGASLLPTRGDLVESGIEFAVRPELSPVFVGQASAVQAQDAGQVASPSMPGIITVLKDQLENAFVGGQSTDDTIAALTAGIAAATAR; translated from the coding sequence ATGCTGAACTCCGACATCACGGCCCTGCGGGCCGGCCTGGACCGGCGCCGCTTCCTCGGCCTCGCGGGCGCCGTGGCCGGCGGCACCCTGCTCGCGGGCTGCGGCGGGTTCTCCACCTCCGGCAGTTCCGACGCCACGCCCACCAGCGGCGGCGCGCAGACCCTGTCCTTCACCACCTGGGGCACCGAGGCGGAGCTGACCGGGTTCCGGGCCGCGATCGCCCGGTTCGAGCAGGCCAACACCGGGGTGACCGTCGCGCTCAACGCGGTGCCGTACGAGCAGATGTTCACCAACATCGACGCCCAGCTGCAGGCCGGGAACCCGCCGGACGTCTTCCGGGTGCCGTACTACACCTTCGGCGGGTACGCGGGCCGTGGCCAGCTGCTCGACCTCACCCCGCACCTGGAGGCGAACTTCGGGGACCGCTTCACCCCGCAGGCCTGGGCCGCGGTGCAGAACGGCGGCAAGCCGTTCGGCGTCCCGCACCACACCGACACCTCGGTGATCCTCTACAACAAGGACGCCCTGGACTCCGCGGGCATCACGTCGGTGCCGACCGCGCTGGACCAGGCCTGGACGTGGGACGAGCTCGGCCAGGTCGCCACCACCCTGCGCGCCGCGCTGCCGGCCGACAAGTACCCGATGGCCTACAACTGGCAGGGCAACGGCGTCACCCGCTGGTTGAGTCTGCTGTTCCAGTCCGACGGCCGCTTCCTGGCCGACGACCTGATCACCCCGGCCATCGACTCGGACGCCGGCCGGGCCGCGCTGGACTTCAGCAAGAGCTTCTTCACGCAGAACTGGGTGCCGGCCAACAACTCGGTCAAGTCCACCACATATGCCAGTGACACCTGGTACAGCCAGACCGCGGCGATGACCTGGGGCGGGGCCTTCCTCATCCCGGACGCCACCTCCACGCTGGACTTCACCTGGGGCGCGACCTTCGCCCCGCGGAACGCCCGTGCCGGCAGCGACTTCGGCGGCAACGCCCTGGTCGCGACCGCGGCCACCCCGCGGGCCGAGCTGGCCGCGGCGTTCCTGTCCTCCCTCACCGAGGCCGACCCGATGCGGGACTTCTGCGCCGGGGCCTCGCTGCTGCCCACCCGCGGCGATCTGGTGGAGAGCGGGATCGAGTTCGCCGTGCGGCCCGAGCTGTCACCGGTCTTCGTCGGGCAGGCCTCGGCCGTGCAGGCGCAGGACGCCGGCCAGGTCGCGTCCCCGTCGATGCCCGGGATCATCACCGTGCTGAAGGACCAGCTGGAGAACGCGTTCGTGGGCGGGCAGAGCACCGACGACACCATCGCCGCGCTCACCGCCGGCATCGCCGCGGCCACCGCCCGGTGA